A single genomic interval of Stenotrophomonas sp. ZAC14D1_NAIMI4_1 harbors:
- a CDS encoding TetR/AcrR family transcriptional regulator — protein MKDSEQAPTRGRPKKLSHARIVEAGMAMGLRDLTFVGLAGALGVTHMTLYNHIASLEALKVAVAEAIFERWQMPPVERGDGQALPDYLIDFIASLRDLVIAHPGLTPYLLRRSVASPTMSARIAGHQSEVAAAYALPVEQARWLMSTVAFHCIAVADTLYAGAGKDAVPAGTRARDASEVDREFAQGMHALALGALQILRSGVDLQSLSLPPPAAKSG, from the coding sequence ATGAAAGACAGCGAACAGGCACCGACGCGCGGACGCCCGAAGAAGCTCAGCCATGCACGCATCGTCGAGGCCGGCATGGCCATGGGGCTGCGCGACCTGACCTTCGTCGGGCTTGCGGGGGCACTCGGGGTGACCCACATGACGCTCTACAACCACATCGCCAGCCTGGAGGCGCTGAAAGTCGCGGTGGCCGAAGCCATCTTCGAGCGCTGGCAGATGCCACCTGTCGAGCGGGGTGATGGGCAGGCGCTGCCGGACTATCTGATCGACTTCATCGCTTCGCTGCGCGATCTGGTGATCGCACACCCCGGGCTGACCCCTTACCTGCTGCGCCGCTCGGTGGCGTCACCCACGATGAGTGCGCGCATCGCCGGGCACCAGAGCGAGGTTGCAGCGGCGTATGCCCTGCCGGTGGAGCAGGCACGCTGGCTGATGTCGACCGTGGCGTTCCATTGCATCGCCGTGGCCGACACGCTGTATGCCGGCGCGGGCAAGGACGCGGTGCCCGCAGGAACGCGCGCGCGCGACGCCAGCGAGGTCGACCGCGAGTTCGCCCAGGGCATGCATGCATTGGCGCTGGGGGCGCTGCAGATCCTGCGCAGCGGCGTGGACCTGCAGTCGCTGTCGCTGCCGCCGCCCGCGGCAAAGAGCGGCTAG
- a CDS encoding TonB-dependent siderophore receptor, with amino-acid sequence MTSDVRCHAPLSCLRAGRATPLLLALGGVLILPAPSVLAQAIAAADRAPQVSTLDSVNVHERRTVTDPYAGGQVASGGRVGLLGNRDFMDTPFNTISYTEAYIADRQARDITSVIAAADPTVFTNNASGAWSENYAIRGFASSTTDMTVDGLFGMAPFYRTSPEMFERIDVLKGPSALLNGMPPGGSVGGTINLIPKRADDTPLTRLSVDHGSDAQFGGHVDVGRRFGNRNQWGVRVNGVHREGEGAIRHQDKAYQLGSLALDWRGERSRASLDLYTAEDLIHGPTRGVSLDVGVAVPKPPRADVLINPEWGRVESRDKGAILRGEVDFNDHLMGYAAFGASETDYSYNGAISALVLNDAGDFRTTVAQLAFHTRKQSADVGVRGSFRTGPVSHQLAANATAYQHKQDDYGRRSVPEASWVTNLYAPTWNEAPPFITPHIMHTEVKLRSVGVADTLGFADDRVQVTLGVRRQQVQSDAFDINTGALSSRYKQSATTPAAAVLFKLGGNVSLYANSIEGLSQGATAPTTAANAGEVFPPFKTRQKEVGLKLDAGRFAHSFSLFEIKRPNGYTDPVSNIYSFGGEQRNRGADWSFFGSPLDGVRLMGGVAYVQPKLTRTQSGINEGKLATGLPKVQGKITAEWDLPMLEGFSLNAGITSMSRQFISADNAQWVAGHTVYDLGARYATRLSGRPLTLRGTINNLTNTAYWGQPLLSSLALGAPRTFTVSATVDF; translated from the coding sequence ATGACGTCCGATGTCCGTTGCCATGCTCCCTTGTCCTGCCTGCGTGCAGGCCGAGCCACCCCGCTGCTGCTTGCGCTGGGCGGCGTTCTCATCCTTCCCGCGCCTTCGGTGCTGGCCCAGGCCATTGCCGCCGCCGATCGCGCGCCGCAGGTGTCCACTCTCGATTCGGTCAACGTGCACGAGCGCCGCACCGTCACCGATCCCTATGCCGGGGGCCAGGTGGCGTCGGGCGGGCGCGTGGGCCTGCTCGGCAACCGCGATTTCATGGATACGCCGTTCAACACCATCAGCTACACCGAGGCCTACATCGCCGATCGTCAGGCACGTGACATCACCTCGGTCATCGCGGCGGCAGATCCGACGGTGTTCACCAACAATGCCTCCGGCGCGTGGAGCGAGAACTACGCCATCCGCGGGTTCGCCTCCAGCACCACCGACATGACCGTGGACGGACTGTTCGGCATGGCGCCGTTCTATCGCACGTCGCCGGAAATGTTCGAGCGGATCGACGTGCTGAAGGGACCGTCGGCGCTGCTCAACGGCATGCCACCGGGCGGCTCGGTAGGCGGCACCATCAACCTGATTCCCAAGCGTGCGGACGATACGCCGCTGACCCGGCTGAGCGTGGACCATGGCTCCGACGCGCAGTTCGGCGGCCATGTGGATGTCGGCCGCCGCTTCGGCAACCGCAATCAGTGGGGCGTGCGCGTCAACGGCGTGCACCGCGAAGGCGAGGGCGCCATCCGCCACCAGGACAAGGCCTACCAGCTGGGCTCGCTGGCCCTGGACTGGCGCGGTGAGCGCAGCCGTGCATCGCTGGACCTCTACACTGCCGAGGATCTCATCCATGGCCCAACCCGCGGCGTCAGCCTGGATGTTGGCGTGGCGGTACCAAAGCCGCCGCGCGCCGATGTGCTCATCAACCCCGAATGGGGCAGGGTGGAGAGCCGTGACAAGGGCGCGATCCTGCGCGGTGAAGTCGACTTCAACGATCACCTGATGGGCTATGCGGCCTTCGGTGCCAGCGAGACGGACTACAGTTACAACGGTGCCATCAGTGCGTTGGTGCTCAACGACGCCGGTGACTTCCGCACCACCGTGGCCCAGCTCGCCTTCCACACCCGCAAGCAGTCGGCTGATGTGGGCGTGCGTGGCAGCTTCCGCACTGGGCCGGTCAGCCACCAGCTGGCCGCCAATGCGACCGCCTACCAGCACAAACAGGATGACTACGGCCGCCGCAGCGTGCCCGAGGCCAGCTGGGTGACCAACCTCTACGCGCCCACCTGGAATGAGGCGCCCCCGTTCATCACCCCGCACATCATGCATACCGAGGTGAAGCTGCGCAGCGTAGGCGTGGCCGATACCCTGGGGTTTGCCGACGATCGCGTGCAGGTCACGCTGGGCGTGCGTCGCCAGCAGGTGCAGAGTGATGCGTTCGACATCAACACCGGTGCACTGTCTTCGCGCTACAAGCAGAGCGCCACGACCCCGGCCGCCGCGGTGCTGTTCAAGCTGGGCGGCAACGTATCGCTGTATGCCAACAGCATCGAGGGCCTCAGCCAGGGCGCGACCGCGCCGACCACGGCCGCCAATGCCGGCGAAGTGTTCCCGCCGTTCAAGACCCGGCAGAAAGAAGTCGGCCTGAAGCTCGATGCGGGCCGCTTCGCACATTCCTTCAGCCTGTTCGAGATCAAGCGGCCCAATGGCTACACCGATCCGGTCTCGAACATCTATTCGTTCGGCGGCGAACAGCGCAACCGCGGCGCGGACTGGAGCTTCTTCGGTTCACCGCTGGACGGTGTACGCCTGATGGGCGGCGTGGCCTACGTGCAGCCCAAGCTCACGCGTACCCAGAGTGGCATCAACGAAGGGAAGCTGGCCACCGGGCTGCCGAAGGTGCAGGGCAAGATCACCGCCGAATGGGATCTGCCGATGCTGGAAGGCTTCAGCCTCAATGCGGGCATCACCTCCATGTCCCGGCAGTTCATCAGTGCCGACAACGCGCAGTGGGTGGCCGGGCACACCGTGTACGACCTCGGAGCGCGCTACGCGACCCGGCTCTCCGGTCGCCCGCTGACCCTGCGCGGCACGATCAACAACCTGACCAACACGGCCTACTGGGGCCAGCCCTTGCTGTCCAGCCTGGCGCTGGGTGCACCGCGGACCTTCACGGTGTCGGCCACCGTCGATTTCTGA
- a CDS encoding GAF domain-containing protein produces the protein MTDHSSAAFTETERQHALDALHVVGSLPEPAYDDIVKVAAAVCGTPMALVTLIDRDRQWFKARIGVEGSETDRDVAVCDHAIRQPDQLLEVGDLKQDSRFVDNPVLNEMGARFYAGMPLVTREGAAVGSVCVVDLTPRSLSAEQRDALQALARLTMTLMEARSREREQEVATILEQSPLVEAAHATTGTACTVVILELQDLAALAEQMGERSLERQLQQLDVALEQCLDATRGDSINRVTGSGEFIAVLGSDQASDTLAALQAVADDASSRLARPLLLGAAGGTGEESTSAVFLRADRELSARKDEQR, from the coding sequence ATGACGGATCATTCTTCTGCCGCATTCACTGAAACCGAACGCCAGCACGCGCTGGATGCGCTGCACGTGGTCGGCAGCCTGCCCGAGCCGGCCTACGATGACATCGTGAAGGTGGCCGCCGCCGTCTGCGGTACGCCGATGGCGCTGGTGACCCTGATCGATCGTGACCGCCAATGGTTCAAGGCGCGCATCGGCGTGGAGGGCAGCGAAACCGACCGCGACGTGGCGGTGTGCGACCACGCGATCCGCCAGCCCGATCAGTTGCTGGAAGTGGGCGACCTGAAGCAGGACAGCCGCTTCGTCGACAACCCGGTGCTGAACGAGATGGGCGCGCGCTTCTATGCGGGCATGCCGCTGGTCACCCGCGAGGGCGCGGCGGTGGGCAGCGTCTGCGTGGTGGACCTGACGCCGCGTTCGCTCAGCGCCGAGCAGCGTGACGCCCTGCAGGCCCTGGCCCGGCTGACCATGACCCTGATGGAAGCGCGCAGCCGCGAGCGCGAGCAGGAAGTGGCGACCATCCTCGAACAGAGCCCGCTGGTGGAAGCCGCACACGCCACCACCGGCACCGCCTGCACCGTGGTCATCCTCGAGCTGCAGGACCTGGCGGCCCTGGCCGAGCAGATGGGCGAGCGCAGCCTGGAGCGCCAGCTGCAGCAGCTGGACGTGGCGCTGGAACAGTGCCTGGACGCCACGCGCGGCGACAGCATCAACCGGGTCACCGGCAGCGGCGAGTTCATCGCGGTGCTGGGCAGCGACCAGGCCAGCGACACTCTGGCGGCGCTGCAGGCGGTGGCCGACGATGCCTCCTCGCGGCTGGCCCGGCCGCTGCTGCTGGGCGCCGCCGGCGGTACCGGCGAGGAAAGCACCAGCGCGGTGTTCCTGCGCGCCGACCGTGAACTGAGCGCGCGCAAGGACGAGCAGCGCTGA